GAGGTTGATGGACATACGTGTACGTTTTTAttaacaacagaaaacattcaaacataCTTATCATAgtgaaatattaatttttagtttaaaataagtCATATTCTAAACACACTTAAATAGACTTATGTTTTGTAAAGGAATCCTAAGTTTACATTGTATGTGCAGTACACTGAAATGTATACATTAAAGTACAAGTATATTTACTTCATACTAGGTatacatttttgtcctttaaatATAGTAATCACTAGTTTGCctaacagaaaacacatttccaAACAGAAATTCCTACACCAGGAATGAAAGATTTTCCTGTTCAGCAGCTTTAATAGAGCGaaggattttttaaaatatagaaatattttgACTGTTGTCGTTACTGACGCTACAAACCTAACTAGAGACAAACTGTTGTGTTTTACATGAAATCCAAGCAGCTCTTACCTGCTCCATGAGAGGCTGGTGAACATTCCCTCTGTGCACAGTGCACACCTGAAACTAACGACACTCAGTGAGTCACAAAGCAACAgcaggtgttttttttccctatgCACTTCCTGTGAAAAGTCCTCCACAAAACAAGGATTATTTAATGTCATTAATATTATCAAtcatttaaatattgtttaccTATCGGGGTTATATGATATGCCTTTTTAGACTCAAATCAAAACAGGAGAACAAAATCATTAAAAGTAATAAAGCCAAATAGTATCtattcatgattttatttttattgttggatAACGTACTAatattcaaatgattattttaatcaaaagGTTTTTTTAATACTATAAAGCAAGGGCACCAATAGTAAAGTTATGCATTTAGcaaaaaacagtttgttttttttttaacttttgaccagatttgcagtaatatttgtgaaaattgtgagttttttttctcgtgaaaaaatcatttcaatgttaaatctaaatgttaaagaggaatatctaaatgttaaatataaatcttaaaagttaaatataaatcttaaaagttaaatataaatcttaaaagttaaatctaaatgttaaatctaaatgttaaatattaaatctaaatattaaatctaaatgttaaatgtcaatcataaatgttaaatttgtatgctaaatctaaatcttaaatgttaaatctaaatcttaaatgttaaatctaaatcttaaatgttaaatcgaaatgttaaatttatatgttaaatctaaatcttaaatgtaaatcttaaatgttaaatctaaatgttaaatttatatgttaaatctaaatgtgaaatgtatatgttaaatctaaatcttatatGTAAAtcctaaatgtaaatgttaaatctaaatctaactgttaaatcaaaatgtcgcaggtgaaactaaacatttagctaatatgcaaattcactgtaTAAATTGagcatttcacatttagatttaacatttatattttaatgtaacatttggattcaaaatataacattgacattacattaatacaatatcacacatttcacaaatatttctgtaattgtgattattttttgtgaaaacataatttcaatgttaaatctaaatgctaaatatgaaatctaaatgtaaaatgtatgtgaaatctaaatggtaaatgtaaatcttaaatgtttaatctaaatctaaatgttaaatttatatgttaaatctaagtgttaaatttatatgttaaatctaagtgttaaatttatatgttaaatctaagtgttaaatttatatgttaaatctaagtgttaaatctaaatctttaatgttaaatctaaatttaaatgttaaatataaatctaaatgttaaatataaatgttgcaggtgaaactaaatatttagctaatatgcaaattcactgttTAAATtgagcatttaacatttaaatttaacatttatattttaatataacgtttagatttaaaatataacatttacatctagatttaacattgacattacatttttacagtatcacacatttcacaaatattgctgtaattgtgataatttttttcgtgaaaatataatttcaatgttaaatctaaatgttaaatatgaaatctaaatgttaaatttaaatattaaaagttaaatctaaatgtaaaatcaaaatgttaaatgtaaatcgtaaatgttaaatctaaatctgaatgttaaatttatatgttaaatctaaatgttaaatgtaagtcttaaatgttaaatcaaaatctaaatgttaaatttacatgttaaatataaatctttaaTATAAatctttaatgttaaatgtaaatgtaaatgttaaatgtaaatgtaaatgttaaatgttaaatgtaaatgtaaatgttaaatctaaatgtcgcaggtgaaactaaatatttagctcatatgcaaattcactgtttaaatttagcatttaacatttagatttaatatttacgtttagatttaacacacatttcacaaatattgctgtaaatctgataaaaacattaaaaaaaaaaaaaaaaaaaacatacattttttaaacgtggtttgttgctaaacgtTGCTGTTTATATTTccacaaggaattgtgggtcagcattatgttgtctcctttggtaaaggatgcatcagtgtttcctaggctaaaggaggttataaagaaaccattgagcctcctttcctcagcCTAAAGACaattggaacgctccttatcatggctgcCACTCAAACACTTcagggggttaaggaaaagtggataggaaaggagataggagggactattcggacgcatgACACCAGAGTGCATTACTACCAggggtggggtcaattacatttttcagttataattaacgttttcaattacccatgtatttaaaattaaattatgattacagagACCAGCCTTTTTTCCAAGTAccattaattgcaattatgttttttatcctcagaaagtcaattacaattacgttctcaattactaaagttcatttacaattaatcacaattactgagcctgaaataaataacctaataaaagttaaccttccttttatgttagctttttgttagcatctttaatgataacgactcataaatcagctgtaaaatacactaaaaacaaatatctatcatctaatttgtttcttatctattgattaccttgctaggtttcctaatcaataaaaatataggttttaatatttttgatgtaggcgtctgagccttttttgtgttcattaaagttgctttaaaatgttaaaatgtgggaaagcttgatatgaaacacattttaataattgttaactacatatgtgtagaactgtacatagaactgtaacatggttccccagtttttcattaaattataattgaaaatttctatagaaagtcaattattttaACTCAATTCCAATTTCATTTGCGATTACTCcagcaacaattttttttaaattacaattgcgccataattgtaattcattataaaTTACGCGATTACCATGATAATTGACACAAACCCTGATTACTACTACTCTGTAAGCTGTTATACctgatgtgtgtgtttcactggttacaaaataacacacacgcacacactgacaCGGGCAGATCAATTCCGAGCGCCCTGATTGCAATTAAAGGCAGTGCTGCTAATGCTGGCAGACACGATCGATGAGCGCACGCACACCCAGAGTGGATCAACATCAGGATGAGCCGATATTCACGAGTGACGGCTGGAATTCCTGCAGATCATTTCTCCTCGACTAAaatctcccttttttttttctctctctctctctccagttGCAGAGACTCTCTCTGCTTTATGCCGAGGGTTGCACCAATGTTTCATCACACcatcttgacctttgaccttcccGTTAGCTGCTTGTGAAGTGGGGAAAGAAGTGGCCAGTCTGATAGATGTAAAAACAGGAGGAGAGTGAAATTTCTCCAGAGGATATCCCTCCTCGTGCTGTTTTGCATGCGTAATAGTGCGGCGGATTCGCAGCACATTACCAAATTCATCGGCTAATCATTTAAGACTCGCTCTTTTAGCCACGGGATGCTCCTGCAACGATCCGATTGCATACCGATCGATAGGAAAATCAGGATATGCAAAGCTCGTTCTGATGTTTGGCGAGGCTGAACCTTTGGCGCTTTCATCTCAGCCCTTTGATGTTGCTTTGAATCTGCATACTGACGAGCGAGTGGCTAATAAAGCTCAGGACTGGACTTTACCTATCAGGAAGTCAAGTTGAGTAGCAAAGAGAAGTTACGATTAGCATTTAGCGCTTTAATGTGTAGAGTTATTCAATAATTTCCAATTCCAATGAACAGAAACCTGCTAATCAGAGTCataatatggtgaaaagatacTGATGAAATTATTTCAGGCCTAGCCACAAAAATATCCTATTTCCGGtgttaataaataaagcaaatgATCCATTCTGGCATTAAATTCACAATACATCTAAACATTGCTCCAATAAAGAGACATATCGCAGCAATATCCACTTTGCTGTTTCAAAATGTGTTAATTAAAATTCACATTAAGTTTTTCTAATTATTCTAAAGGCATGTCAGCCATGTTTCCTTCGCGCTGAGTGCGAGCTGCTAGTCAGATCGTTGTAAATCCAAGCCAGTGCAGATTAAGGGTACATAAGCAAGTCGTCTGCaaagaaagtgattttttttttttttttcatgcaataAAACTTAGTAGTAATTAAAAAATTTTAtatagaaaaagaaacaaagacctAAAGTCAGATTTCCATTTTGGTGGTGAAAATGTGTGGGCCTAGAACCAATCCAGGTGGAACTCCTTTTTAACTCGCTTTAACATCTGGATGTGAGAAAGTTTCTATCAGATTTTATTGAAACTTAAGGACATTTTGTGAACAATCATGAAGCGCTGAGGACTTTGGTACTCTGTAATTTGGCTACTTTTATTCGAGCAGGGTCATTTTCAAGAGAAATTACAAATTAAGAATTCCATAATACTTTTACAAAGACATTTCAGGAAAGTTTCTTCTTCAGTCATGATATCATACATAGTATTTAACAGTCCCTCTTCATTttttagcttaaaaaaaaaaacaaagatgaagaaagtggaattttttttttcagtcgaAAATACAGTGTCTTCACAATTGTATAAAAGTTCCCAAATTTGGAATTTTCCAGTAactagaaaataaaaggaaaaaaacaaaacattcaaataaaataagattaaactTCTCACAATGCTTCCAAACACAATAAATGCTCTCTTTAAATTTGCCCCTATGTTCGACACCATGTTCCTTTTTactaaaatatatctatatattgaaGACCTATAGTACTGTACACAAcagtatgaaataaataaaattaggaaATATAAAATGGGCCACATAAATAACGTTTGTTTTTTCCAAGCTACAAAGAAACAAATgcagtttgttgttttcagacATAGTTTGGTGTAATACTGACAAAACAAGAGCTGAGAGAACATTGCACAACATAATGTAAACTAAGGAACGGCTGCCTACACGTCTTAATACTGACACAACGGTGAGTCTTCTCATAATACTGAAGCTGGTGAACAAAAAAAGTCCTTTTACACAATACGAGGGTGGCACTTGCAGAAAACACACAGGTTAAAAGGTTTGCATATaaggcttcttttttttcttatcaaaaacacctTACAAAGGCTTCGTCCTTCACCCcgccccaccccccaccccccacccacccccccgACACCATCAGTCCATAAACTGTGATTTCCCTTCAAGCGAAGGTGTCTTTAAAACTTCATcctcttagaaaaaaaaataaaaataaaacaaggtaaaggaaagaaaaaggaCTCCTTCACAACGTTCAAATCCTTCATGTGGAGTTGAGGAGGAGGCCTGAAACAGTGTGGCTGCACAACTAAAGAGGGCGTGGCGGTTAGGTGGGCGACAACAAAGGTCATACCGAAGAATGGAGTGAGTGCAGGTAACACTGCTCTTTTCCAAcactgtataaatatatacataggcaatactttttattatttttgttcatgATTATAGAAGCAGAGTGCAATTTGTACAAGTCACTAGTTGTGCTATAAATACTATGGAACACAGGGTTAGCACCACACATATGTTTAGGCCTTAgtactgtacattttttgaaTTGGATTCCTTGTTCGGTTTGCATAATGCAGCTTATTTCACAAATCCACGCCCCCCTCTCTCCCTTCCTTCATTGCCTCCTCCAGATTGATTTTTGAGTCCCCGTCTTGTTCGGCAGACGTCGTCCCCTCGGCATCTCCGAGGAGTCTGTCGATGAAAGCTTCCTGGAAGCTTCAGGCACGTGCACGTCCAGCTTAAAACGCAGCGTTTTAAACCGAGCGGGTAAGAATACTGAACCGAAAGAGAAACGTAAAAGGTTCGAAGGTGGGAAGCCTCTGAAGCGCCGCCGCTCCTTACATGCCGTCCTCCATCACGTCCTCGTGATCCGATTTGGTTTCCGTTTTGCCGTCCAGCGAGCTCTCGTCCATCGAGTGCTCTCCGTTCTCCTCCTCATCCCTCAACGTGTCCGGGTCTGTGTCCATGCTCttgctctcctcctcctcttcctcaaaCTCGTCCTCCCTTCGTCCCATCTTTGCATACGTTCCGTCCACTTCCTTGTGTCCTTCTCTGATCCCTCCGTTCACGGCGTCGTGCCTCAGGATGGCCTCGCGCTCCGCCAGCTCCGGGTAACCCTGAGGTGCCATTCCCTGCAGGTAGGCTCGGCTCATGAGCAGCTCCGTGGGCTCCAGGTGGCCTTTCTCCCGCGCCTCCCGCTCCGCCGCCTCGCGCTCCTCCGCCTCCCGCTTGCAGTAGGAGTAGCGATGGTTCATGTGCTGCGAGTAGGAGCCCGAGTGCGAGAAGCGCTTGCCGCACTTGTCGCACTGGTACGGCTTCTCCCCTGAGTGCAGTCGGGAGTGCTCGATGAGATggtgtttgtgtttgaaggcCTTCTTACAGATCTGGCACTGGTGCGGCCTCTTGCCTGTAGACACACAGAGTAGAGAGCGGCAACGTGAGTGGCGCACACGGCACTTTAAATCACTACACATCAGAAGAAAAGAAAACGTTGAGGAAAAACTTGGATGGATTGGATGGCATGGAGCACAATGACATCACGGAGCACACATTAGAGAAACCACTTCCTGTGGCGAAAGCAGGGACAAAATATTTCACAGTGACTAATCTGTCAAACACTCCATCAACAAAGGAGGCGGGGCAATGGGGTTCTTATCTTAAAACGCCATCACAGGCACAACCTCTGTGAGAACACAGCTCTCAAACTTCTGCTCCCTCCTTGCTAGAAACACTTGTAAGTGTCCAGCTTCACGCAGACAACACGGCGGTTTTTTAAAAGAGTGGCACGCCCTCTTCCTCTTTAATGTGCGAGCAGATAACACGGAGGCTGCAGATAGCGGATAAAATAAGTGATGCAACGCGCTGAAAGAGGATATCTGAATAACAAGCGGAATGAAAGCTGGTTATCTGAAACTCCTGATGCGATCTGTCGCCAACGAGGACCTGATAAAGGCCTTTTTAACTCTTCAGGTGAAGCGAGTGGTTGGTGCGTGGAGAACATAATCATCTGACAGCTTCTGTATCTGCACTGTTTTCAGGGAGCTTTGTTAAAATAATCTCAGATAAGCTGCTGACAATTCCAACCTGTCAATGAAGAAGCAGGTTAGGTGTTCACGTTAAACAAgtggaaagaagaagaaaaaaggggggcacaaaaaaaaaatcaaggtatCAATTCATACTGAGAGGATTGGTCAACACAAACAGTTGGAACAGAAAGCAAAGCATGGGGTTTCAAAATAAGGGTCTAGAACAGTATATACCTGTGTGTTCATATTTGTGTCTTAGAAGGGAACTGCTCTTCTGGAATGTTTTGTCGCACAAGTCACACGCGTACATACCACTTTCAGTCTTCTTAATCTTCTTCCGCGACAGACAGGAGTCGGGGTCTGTCATGTCGTCCAGCCCTGACAAGTAGTCTGGAGTGCCGTCAAGCAGGTCGCCCTGAGAAAACAgcacaaacagaaacaaaccaacgaagaagagagagagagagagagggaatgAAAGAGAGAAAACAGCAATAAGAAAAGGGTTCCACATGTGGCAGCTACTGACAAttcaaagcattaaaaaacgtcatatttacaatatataaaaaatcatAGAGGTGTACTTGAGCTGCAGTTTGAACCCTTTTATGGGTACATTTAGCATATTTCTAATTATGTCCTTTAGTTGTTTGAGCTGCAGCTGAATCTTCAATCTTAAACTTTGCAAGATTCAAAAGAGGTTATTAAAGATTTTTCAAGACTTTACTttaaacatgaaacacttttatttttactattattattcagTCTTCATACGTTTTTTACGTGGGTAAAATGTCCCCCACTTTTCGTCCGATTTAACCAAACAGCGTTTAGAATATGTAGGAAAATCTTGCTCTGTCCTTATGCGTATCGGTAAATTCATATTTGTCCGCACGGTTGGTCTAGTGCCCCCTAGTGGGTCGGAGTCTAAGGAAGtgctcattttcatttgttttgtcatattttattcaaatattttcttttttttttgcccatacATCATTCTCACAGTAAACGCACTTttctagttttttattttattttaattttaatttatatatatcaCTAAAAATTGTGTTTAAGATAAAAATGTGTAggaacgtctttttttttttaaccttttatgctactaaaatactgtattattaaaacaaatacaaagcTCTGTAAGGTTTTCTTTCCCGTATAGTCCAGCTTTTAGTCTTGAGGTTGGTTTTAACAGCAAAATACAATTTAGTCTAATACTGATCTTATCTATGAAAGACATTCAACGAGAAACACTGGACTGAACTGACAGTTTTTTGGTATAAGAAGAAATATACATATGAGTTGAGTTTGGCTACTTTACGACTCAAAGGTGCTGGATGTGAAGGAAAGTTGGATCTAGTGTGTCTTAATGATTAAAGTCTGTGTTTATATTGCTCTTCAAAGGAAGTCGGCGCAGAAACTCTCTGACTTCCATCAGCCAGCTGCTCATTACGAGCCCCGCTGAGCTCTAATTCTCTGTTAATTCTACACGTTAGTTTAAAATTCCCTTTTATGATGAAGATTAGCCTTAAATATGAACTGACAGAGAACAATATTCCGACATTAGCGGAAGCCTGGTGAGCCGTTCCCGGGTTTGTTCGCTTCTATGATGATTCAAATCAGGAGGTGCACCTTAATGGCTGATATTGAGTCTGCAAAGCTTCCTTTAATGAATATGAGGGTGATAATGCGGACAGCGAGCGCCGTGTTTGAGAAAGGGACGACTATCACCCTGCAATCAATTTGAACTAAACTGCCCGTAgctgtatttttaaaatctaatttaataACTTAGAATaggaaacattattaatacttctttttttttttcatcaaaatgcTTCCCTCCATGTTAAACAGCCTTCAGCATTCACTGGTAATGAACACGGAGAGCGTGCATTATTAATCCACGTGCAGGAGCCGGTTGTGGCGCTCGTTAAGATTCAGCCGAGCCGTGCAGGGATATGTGCCTGGCCCAGGGGCTTacctttgtcatttttacactTAACAGCTGCACTGAGACTTTTACTGAGACTGTAAAAGTTGGATTTGATGGTTGGAAACGTGGCTTTTATCCACTAATTGTTAATAGGACTGAATAAAGTCGGAATAAATGGTTTGTAAATATGTTGTTCTGAATGATCTGACCTGAGTGGTTCATTTCCCTCCTGACCCCGAATTAACTTTTTAATTAGTGCAGAAATGAGTTCGGTGGCTCATTTACCTGGAAACCTGGTTTCCGCTGGtacttcctcctctgctgcaTCTCTGCAAACGTAGCGGCTCCCGCTGCGTACGTGTAGGCCATGTGTGGTAGGAAGCCCATTTGATCCATGCCCGGGTACGGTCTGAGACCTGGGATGCTGGCCTGCATCGGGGGCATGAAAGTGGCAGGTGGGAAAGCCCCCTGAGGTGGAAGGGAGGTGTACATAGGCTTGGCGGCAAACGGGTTAATGCCAAAGATGGGGCTAGTGCTCTTTTCTAAGTTGCCGTTGTTGATGGAGCCTGAGAATTCCTTCTTCAGATAAGCAAGGTTCAGAGGCTCCTCAAAGTGCTCTCGAGGTGAGGGGATGCTGCTGTGGTCCATGCTGATGCTGTTGACTTTGGGCCGGCTCTTGATGGTCAGTGCGTGCTTAGGCTCCTTCATGAGTCGGGGCAGGGAGAGGTCCAAGGGCTCGGCCTGCAGGTCCTCCGAGGTCAGGCTGTTGGGGGTGTAAGAGCTGCTGTGGGAGTTTTTGGAGGACGTGGAGGACAGGTTGAGCGGCGAGGGCGTGTTGCTGCGGGAGTGGTCCAACTTTTCACCGGTGGGCTTACCGTTGCCGGTAAACTGGTGGTTCTTCAGGTGTCTGAATGAGTTGTTGTCACAGTTGTTGATATTGTTGTGCAGCTCTGCGATGGATAGCGACGTGATACGATCTGAAGGTTTGAGCAGAGGCACCGGCGACCGAGCTGCCAAAGAGTCTTTTAGAGGAGAGTGGTTATTTGTTCCGATGAGCATCTCTGCGTTGTGCCTGTGCTCTAGCGGGGGCGTCCTGGTGCTGCCATACTCGTGCATCTTTCGCTGCTCAAACCACTCTTTGACAAATTCCTGAGGGAGGCCGACCGCGATGGAAATCTTAAGCAGCTCTTCCGAGTTTGGCTCCATATTCATGGCAAAATAAGCCTTCAACACAGACATGTGGTCCCTGTAGGGGTGTAAAGGCCCAGCGAGGCCCTTCTCAGTCAGCATTGAGGAGGGTAGGTGGGCGCTCTTCTCCATGAAGAGGCCCGGTTTATTGGGCATCAGGTTCTCGCTGGGCTGCAGCACAGCTTTGATCTCCTCGTTCATTTTGCACAGGTAGCGTTCATGTTGATGCAAAGGTATTGGCCCTTGGAAGGTTTCTTTGCAGTATTGGCAAGCGTAGGGTGTAAACATATTGTTCTCCTGCACCTTCTCCTCCACACCTCCTTCAAGCATGTGGTTAGCTTTCTCTCGTTTGATATTGCTGATCTGTCTTTTGGACTCAGTGGTGAGGCTCTGGAGGCAAGCTTTGGCTTCGTTCACTTTCTCTAGCGTGTAGTCAATGATGCTTTTGGTGGCGCCGTTGTGATTGACCAGAGGAAGACCGACCTGATGTCCTGATGAGGTCAAACCCTGCTTGTGCTCCTCCATCTGTGAGCCCAGCTCCTTCATGTAGGCCTTAAGACGGGACAGCTCCTCAGGCTTGCAGTCCATTTTCTGCCTGCACACAGTGTTGTCCACTATCTGCAGGACCTTCTGCACCTCACTAAGGTTGTTGGCCAGTGGGCCAGGGTAGCCAAGGAGCTGTGCCTCCAACCCGGCCAGCCCCGGATGCTGCAAAGGACTCTGGCCTGTGGAGTTGTGATGGGCGCCCAGTGGGCTGTTCCCTCCGACGCCGCCGTTCATGAAGGGCCCAGCAGCGCCAAAGCCGTGGGATGCCATCATCAGCTTGTACTCATTGAAGTCCATCGGCTCCGTCTTAATGTTCAGATGGTTGTTGTGGTCGATGAGGCCCAGTGGCTTGCCGTTTTCCAGTTTCTGCCTCAGCTGGGTGATGGCGGCGTTTGTGGGCGAGGCGGAGGCGGATGTTGGGGAGGAGCCGCTCTTCATGTTGCCGCGCATCCGGCCGTTGACGGCGATGAGGCCGATGCACTTTTTGCTGCTGATGTGAGAGCTGTAGGAGCCTGAGTGGGAGAAGCGTTTCTTGCAGTTGGGACACTCGTACGGTTTTTCACCTGAAAGCAAAACAACACGCGGCATAAGAAAAAGGAATGGTTGCTTCAAAAATGTGATACAATGCAAGTAGGtttgttaaaaatatttaacttcACATTCCTCTTTATGTTTCTTGGTCTAAATAGGTTTAATCTAATATGTCTATAATTCGTACTCTTAATCTTTATTTTGAACTTTTAATGTGCACCAACATTTAAGGTTACTTGTCTAAAATTGCCTTTTACACGAGTGAGTCTTAATCATGCAAGAGTGTATTTTAATCATAGTAAAGTGTACGTTTACACCTTAAAATAAATCTTGTGaattatttacacaaaaaaatactgctGTTACAGTTTAGGGTTAGATATCCTAATAGCTAGCTACATGCTAATACTGTAggttgctaaatgttaaatgtttcctgcatcctcactattgttatcctcaaactttcttcttcttccatctTACTCCTACTACTCCCACATTTTTCAACATATGTCAAGaagtttggtgtcaaactgTTCAGATATTTTCTGGCCATTATGCTATGTATTAGTTTCTTttctaacttttaaactttttacaaCTGTAACTTTTCAtctacattttaaacatttgaaattttt
This is a stretch of genomic DNA from Gouania willdenowi chromosome 2, fGouWil2.1, whole genome shotgun sequence. It encodes these proteins:
- the zeb2b gene encoding zinc finger E-box-binding homeobox 2b isoform X3, coding for MTACEILLALNYENVVETGSETEEEDKLPVSEEDPLINGTESPASLANPDASPRADSHGLLTKDEEDDEMRDSGVEHIWPDNDMLSASVDGTDEIKDDFDTLGNDATLQAVGNGTVKSMDCTSELEDFFAKRKLDDADSHVVSIAEYLQRGDTAIIYPEAPEELSRLGTPEATGPEENDLPPGTPDAFAQLLTCPYCDRGYKRLTSLKEHIKYRHEKNEENFACPLCNYSFAYRTQLERHMATHKPARDQHQLLNQAAGNRKFKCTECGKAFKYKHHLKEHLRIHSGEKPYECPNCKKRFSHSGSYSSHISSKKCIGLIAVNGRMRGNMKSGSSPTSASASPTNAAITQLRQKLENGKPLGLIDHNNHLNIKTEPMDFNEYKLMMASHGFGAAGPFMNGGVGGNSPLGAHHNSTGQSPLQHPGLAGLEAQLLGYPGPLANNLSEVQKVLQIVDNTVCRQKMDCKPEELSRLKAYMKELGSQMEEHKQGLTSSGHQVGLPLVNHNGATKSIIDYTLEKVNEAKACLQSLTTESKRQISNIKREKANHMLEGGVEEKVQENNMFTPYACQYCKETFQGPIPLHQHERYLCKMNEEIKAVLQPSENLMPNKPGLFMEKSAHLPSSMLTEKGLAGPLHPYRDHMSVLKAYFAMNMEPNSEELLKISIAVGLPQEFVKEWFEQRKMHEYGSTRTPPLEHRHNAEMLIGTNNHSPLKDSLAARSPVPLLKPSDRITSLSIAELHNNINNCDNNSFRHLKNHQFTGNGKPTGEKLDHSRSNTPSPLNLSSTSSKNSHSSSYTPNSLTSEDLQAEPLDLSLPRLMKEPKHALTIKSRPKVNSISMDHSSIPSPREHFEEPLNLAYLKKEFSGSINNGNLEKSTSPIFGINPFAAKPMYTSLPPQGAFPPATFMPPMQASIPGLRPYPGMDQMGFLPHMAYTYAAGAATFAEMQQRRKYQRKPGFQGDLLDGTPDYLSGLDDMTDPDSCLSRKKIKKTESGMYACDLCDKTFQKSSSLLRHKYEHTGKRPHQCQICKKAFKHKHHLIEHSRLHSGEKPYQCDKCGKRFSHSGSYSQHMNHRYSYCKREAEEREAAEREAREKGHLEPTELLMSRAYLQGMAPQGYPELAEREAILRHDAVNGGIREGHKEVDGTYAKMGRREDEFEEEEEESKSMDTDPDTLRDEEENGEHSMDESSLDGKTETKSDHEDVMEDGM